Proteins from a genomic interval of Rhodococcoides fascians A25f:
- a CDS encoding acyl-CoA carboxylase subunit beta, translated as MTSVQDSTAPGSAETPDIHTTAGKLADLRKRLAGAEHPSGEAAVERVHAKGKLTARERITALLDEGSFVELDALARHRSQNFGLGDNRPLGDGVVTGYGTVDGRDVCVFSQDATVFGGSLGEIYGEKIVKVMDLAVKTGRPLVGINEGAGARIQEGVVSLGLYGEIFHRNVRASGVIPQISLIMGPAAGGHVYSPALTDFVVMVDGTSQMFVTGPDVIKTVTGENVTMEELGGAKTHMEKSGVAHYVASGEHDALDYVRDLLSYLPSNNRADAPRTVPSDPITGAIEDSLTAEDLELDTLIPDSPNTPYDMHEVITRILDDDEFLEVQEGRARNIIVGFGRIDGRSVGIVANQPTQFAGTLDIDASEKAARFVRTCDCFNVPIITLVDVPGFLPGTGQEYNGIIRRGAKLLYAYGEATVGKITVITRKAYGGAYDVMGSKHMGADVNLAWPTAQIAVMGASGAVGFVYRKQLLEAAKNGEDVDALRLTLQQEYEDTLVNPYVAAERGYLDAVIPPSHTRGQIVTALRLLERKQVTLPPKKHGNIPL; from the coding sequence ATGACCAGCGTCCAGGATTCCACTGCACCCGGGTCGGCCGAAACACCCGATATCCATACCACTGCGGGTAAATTGGCCGATCTTCGTAAACGTCTCGCGGGTGCGGAGCATCCCTCGGGTGAGGCGGCGGTGGAGCGGGTCCACGCGAAGGGCAAGTTGACCGCACGCGAGCGGATCACGGCATTGCTCGACGAGGGCTCGTTCGTCGAGCTCGACGCGTTGGCGCGGCACCGGTCCCAGAATTTCGGGTTGGGTGACAACCGGCCCCTCGGTGACGGTGTCGTCACCGGCTACGGCACCGTCGACGGCCGTGATGTGTGCGTGTTCTCCCAGGACGCGACCGTCTTCGGTGGCTCGTTGGGGGAAATCTACGGCGAGAAGATCGTCAAGGTCATGGACCTGGCGGTCAAGACCGGACGGCCGTTGGTGGGGATCAACGAAGGTGCCGGTGCCCGCATCCAGGAAGGTGTCGTCTCCCTCGGGTTGTACGGGGAGATCTTTCACCGCAACGTCCGCGCGTCGGGGGTGATCCCGCAGATCTCGCTGATCATGGGCCCCGCCGCCGGTGGGCACGTCTACTCCCCGGCGTTGACCGATTTCGTGGTCATGGTCGACGGCACCAGTCAGATGTTCGTCACCGGCCCCGATGTCATCAAAACCGTCACCGGTGAGAACGTGACGATGGAAGAGCTCGGTGGCGCGAAGACACACATGGAGAAATCCGGGGTCGCGCACTACGTCGCCTCCGGTGAGCACGACGCATTGGATTACGTGCGTGATCTGCTGTCGTACCTCCCGTCCAACAATCGCGCCGACGCCCCGCGGACGGTCCCGTCGGATCCGATCACCGGGGCGATCGAGGACTCGCTGACAGCCGAGGATCTCGAGCTCGACACTCTGATCCCGGATTCACCGAACACCCCCTACGACATGCACGAGGTGATCACCCGGATCCTCGACGACGACGAGTTCCTCGAAGTGCAGGAGGGGCGGGCCCGCAACATCATCGTCGGGTTCGGGCGCATCGACGGCCGCAGTGTGGGGATCGTGGCCAATCAGCCGACGCAGTTCGCGGGAACGCTCGATATCGATGCCTCGGAGAAGGCGGCGCGGTTCGTGCGCACCTGTGATTGTTTCAACGTTCCGATCATCACGTTGGTCGATGTGCCGGGGTTCCTGCCCGGGACGGGTCAGGAGTACAACGGCATCATTCGGCGGGGCGCGAAATTGTTGTATGCCTACGGGGAGGCGACGGTCGGGAAGATCACCGTCATCACCCGCAAGGCGTACGGCGGGGCGTACGACGTGATGGGGTCCAAGCACATGGGTGCCGACGTCAATTTGGCGTGGCCGACGGCGCAGATCGCGGTGATGGGGGCCTCGGGTGCGGTCGGGTTCGTGTATCGCAAGCAGTTGTTGGAGGCGGCGAAGAACGGTGAGGACGTCGATGCGTTGCGGCTGACGTTGCAGCAGGAATACGAGGACACTCTGGTCAACCCGTACGTCGCTGCCGAACGCGGGTACCTCGATGCCGTCATCCCCCCGAGTCACACCCGCGGCCAGATCGTGACCGCGCTGCGTCTGCTCGAACGCAAACAAGTCACCCTCCCACCGAAGAAGCACGGAAACATCCCACTATGA
- a CDS encoding acyl-CoA carboxylase epsilon subunit, whose protein sequence is MNANHDAASEANHDAASGEVVVEEDASATSPEVRVVKGNPSDEELAALVAVLKAAQGGPASVGSSVPAELWGSPELLHRRFAAQSAYSYAASGRHQR, encoded by the coding sequence ATGAACGCGAATCATGACGCAGCGAGCGAAGCGAATCATGACGCGGCGAGCGGCGAGGTCGTAGTGGAGGAGGATGCCTCCGCCACGTCTCCGGAAGTTCGCGTGGTGAAGGGCAATCCGAGCGACGAGGAACTCGCCGCGCTGGTGGCAGTTCTGAAAGCTGCTCAGGGTGGACCTGCATCGGTGGGCAGCTCCGTGCCTGCGGAGCTGTGGGGTTCGCCGGAGCTGTTGCATCGCCGCTTCGCGGCACAGTCGGCGTACTCGTACGCCGCGTCGGGCCGTCACCAACGGTGA
- a CDS encoding Maf family protein, which produces MPGPVRLVLASASPARLSVLRGAGVEPIVQVSGVDEDALAEALGPSASPETVVTELARAKAAAVAETLTDSTDDLVIVGCDSMLSIGGELHGKPHSVEVARERWQSMAGNSGELLTGHAVLRVTAGVVVAQAAAHSSTVVHFATPSSVDLEAYLASGEPLLVAGAFTLDGLGGWFVDRIEGDPSSVIGIGLPLVRTLLNRVGTSLAELWGRASS; this is translated from the coding sequence GTGCCGGGCCCGGTCCGGTTGGTTCTGGCGTCCGCCTCACCGGCCCGTTTGTCGGTGCTGCGCGGAGCCGGCGTCGAACCGATCGTCCAGGTATCGGGTGTGGACGAGGATGCGCTCGCCGAGGCCCTCGGGCCCTCTGCGTCTCCGGAGACAGTGGTGACCGAGTTGGCCAGAGCCAAGGCGGCAGCCGTAGCCGAGACACTCACGGACTCGACAGACGATCTGGTGATCGTGGGCTGCGATTCGATGCTGTCGATCGGCGGCGAGCTACACGGTAAGCCGCATTCGGTGGAGGTGGCGCGGGAACGATGGCAGTCGATGGCGGGAAACAGCGGCGAGCTGCTGACCGGCCATGCAGTGCTTCGAGTGACGGCCGGCGTCGTCGTGGCCCAGGCTGCGGCGCACAGTTCGACAGTCGTGCATTTCGCGACGCCGTCGTCGGTGGACCTCGAGGCCTACCTCGCCTCCGGTGAGCCGCTTCTGGTTGCCGGGGCCTTCACGCTGGACGGTCTCGGCGGTTGGTTCGTGGACCGCATCGAGGGCGACCCGTCCTCCGTGATCGGCATAGGCCTACCGCTGGTGCGAACCCTGTTGAACCGGGTGGGCACGTCCTTGGCCGAGCTCTGGGGTCGAGCCTCGTCCTAG
- a CDS encoding flavodoxin domain-containing protein, with protein sequence MAVVVLFGSETGTAEEVADKIADVLSDHDAEVRDMLEYEVSDIDTDDVHVIICSTYGDGELPTGAEPFFDALVEDAPDLAGLQFAVFGLGDRVYEDTFNRGGEIIAEKLTELGGKQIGSHARHDSSSNIKPKTMAEEWARELIDLLP encoded by the coding sequence ATGGCAGTGGTCGTGTTGTTCGGGTCCGAGACCGGTACGGCCGAAGAGGTCGCCGACAAGATTGCGGACGTTCTGAGCGATCATGACGCCGAGGTACGCGACATGCTCGAGTACGAGGTGTCGGACATCGACACGGACGACGTCCACGTGATCATCTGCTCCACCTACGGCGACGGCGAGCTCCCCACCGGTGCAGAGCCCTTCTTCGATGCACTCGTCGAAGATGCCCCCGACCTCGCGGGGCTTCAGTTCGCAGTGTTCGGACTGGGTGACCGGGTCTACGAGGACACGTTCAATCGCGGCGGCGAGATCATTGCCGAGAAGCTCACCGAACTCGGTGGAAAGCAGATCGGCAGCCACGCTCGGCACGACAGCTCGTCCAACATCAAGCCCAAGACCATGGCCGAGGAGTGGGCTCGCGAACTGATCGACCTGCTGCCCTGA
- a CDS encoding glycosyltransferase, which yields MKFVMPFNGSRGDVTPGVALGVELAHRGHDVVLGAPPNLLDFARSNTAGSERVHVVSFGPDTHRLLESELVRVRIKSANPRTRMTALAELANHGWDQMTAELAQMAEGSDAIVTGSLGQEMAFNMAEATGNAFVALHYCPLRRNGVVPVVPGVTLPSTVNRSMWALAEALRWKSMKTRENTQRRNLGLATTRDSLPRRSERYGGVEIQAYESALFPGLAEQWGPLRPFVGFLGLSTGRQETDPALERWLQAGPPPVYFGFGSMPVPDPAALLRMIDNVTGQLGLRALICAGWSDLTGAESIAAQANPNIMIVESVDHASVFPRCRAAVHHGGAGTTAASARAGLPTLVCWFSADQPFWGAALRRIGAGASTKFSMLSEPVLLQGITDITTDAARSAARELADTVAPTETAVAAAADIAEATARNR from the coding sequence ATGAAGTTCGTGATGCCCTTCAACGGGAGCCGCGGTGACGTGACACCCGGCGTGGCGCTCGGTGTGGAACTTGCGCATCGCGGGCACGATGTGGTGCTCGGCGCACCCCCCAATCTGCTGGACTTCGCGCGCTCGAACACGGCTGGGTCCGAACGTGTGCACGTGGTCTCGTTCGGCCCGGACACCCATCGACTGTTGGAGTCGGAGCTCGTTCGGGTGCGGATCAAGTCGGCGAACCCGCGGACCCGAATGACCGCACTGGCGGAGTTGGCCAATCACGGTTGGGACCAGATGACGGCCGAGCTCGCGCAGATGGCGGAGGGCAGCGACGCGATCGTCACCGGCTCGCTGGGGCAGGAAATGGCGTTCAACATGGCAGAGGCGACCGGCAATGCCTTTGTGGCTCTGCATTATTGCCCGCTCCGACGAAACGGAGTGGTGCCGGTTGTTCCGGGGGTCACCCTGCCGTCCACGGTCAACCGATCGATGTGGGCTCTGGCCGAGGCGCTGCGGTGGAAGTCGATGAAGACTCGCGAGAACACCCAGAGAAGAAACCTGGGATTGGCAACCACCCGCGATTCGTTACCCAGACGATCCGAGCGGTACGGCGGCGTCGAGATTCAGGCCTACGAGTCGGCACTCTTTCCCGGACTGGCCGAGCAGTGGGGGCCGCTGCGTCCGTTCGTCGGATTTCTCGGGCTGAGCACCGGGCGGCAGGAGACCGATCCCGCACTCGAGCGATGGCTGCAAGCGGGTCCCCCACCGGTGTACTTCGGATTCGGCAGCATGCCGGTTCCCGACCCCGCAGCGCTGTTGCGCATGATCGACAATGTGACGGGACAGCTGGGTCTCCGGGCCTTGATCTGTGCCGGCTGGAGCGATCTCACCGGTGCCGAATCGATTGCAGCTCAGGCGAATCCGAACATCATGATCGTCGAATCGGTCGATCACGCAAGCGTGTTTCCGCGGTGTCGTGCAGCCGTTCACCATGGTGGCGCAGGCACGACGGCCGCGAGCGCGCGCGCAGGCCTGCCGACGCTCGTGTGCTGGTTCAGCGCCGACCAGCCGTTCTGGGGAGCTGCGCTTCGCCGAATCGGGGCCGGGGCCAGTACGAAGTTCTCGATGTTGTCCGAACCCGTTCTGCTACAAGGAATTACCGACATCACCACCGATGCGGCCAGAAGTGCGGCACGGGAGCTCGCAGATACCGTGGCACCGACCGAAACAGCCGTGGCGGCCGCGGCGGACATCGCCGAGGCCACCGCGCGCAATCGCTGA
- a CDS encoding condensation domain-containing protein, producing the protein MEYTELADYPLPAGRLTEWVPRVDDDRWATDSRGLSFTHQDHCERSAPGSWIGTVFEVHRRYDVEAVRATIVAYMGRHEAFRTKVSRDEESGSWQRHTAPTDAVRVIDRAHTEPRTETQVFSHLHSWFGETVSPTAWPHFVLATIEPDDASRALSNGPGESFLLAFAADHSVMDAYSQIYAINEIDRLYAQALEGTDPELPEVGSYVDFSQSERELGDSLTRDHSAVRTWQDFLAVEDGRFPGFPLPVAVERASTTDGPAAQSSISSWLLTADQSDAVNAACRAAGYNMQAGILAALALTNARLSGRTSLRTVMPMHTRDEQKWAASVGWYVGILPMEIQLDSARTFGEALEAAAAAGSANKGLARMPYSKIAQILESTEIPRFVVSYIDLRFLPDAAQWQARKGRALRSNCHADDEVYFWVNRTLEGLNISARFPSSDVASTNVHRFITEFVAVLTAVIDSDAGTDTVLTSVSQSVTVAAE; encoded by the coding sequence ATGGAATACACCGAACTCGCCGACTACCCGCTTCCCGCCGGACGACTGACCGAGTGGGTCCCACGCGTCGACGACGACCGGTGGGCAACGGACTCACGTGGGCTGTCGTTCACTCATCAGGACCATTGCGAGCGCAGCGCACCGGGATCGTGGATCGGGACCGTGTTCGAGGTTCATCGCCGCTACGACGTCGAGGCAGTGCGAGCGACCATCGTTGCCTACATGGGACGACACGAGGCCTTCCGGACCAAGGTCAGTCGTGACGAGGAATCCGGATCGTGGCAGCGCCACACCGCGCCGACAGATGCTGTACGGGTCATCGATCGAGCGCACACCGAGCCGCGAACCGAAACACAGGTCTTCAGCCATCTGCACTCCTGGTTCGGCGAGACGGTGTCGCCGACGGCATGGCCGCACTTCGTACTGGCGACGATCGAACCCGACGATGCCTCGCGTGCTCTCTCGAACGGGCCCGGGGAGTCGTTCCTGCTCGCATTTGCTGCGGACCACTCGGTGATGGATGCCTACAGCCAGATCTACGCCATCAACGAGATCGACCGGCTGTACGCGCAGGCGCTGGAGGGCACCGATCCGGAACTGCCCGAGGTGGGCAGTTATGTGGACTTCAGTCAGTCCGAGCGCGAGCTGGGCGACAGCCTGACAAGGGACCACAGTGCCGTCCGCACGTGGCAGGACTTCCTGGCCGTGGAAGACGGACGCTTTCCGGGCTTCCCGCTTCCCGTGGCGGTCGAACGGGCATCCACGACCGACGGTCCTGCCGCTCAGAGCAGCATCTCTTCGTGGCTGCTGACCGCGGATCAGTCGGACGCCGTGAACGCCGCGTGCCGCGCCGCCGGGTACAACATGCAAGCCGGGATACTCGCGGCCCTGGCGTTGACGAACGCGCGCCTGTCCGGCCGCACGTCGCTGCGCACCGTGATGCCGATGCACACGCGAGACGAACAGAAATGGGCGGCGTCGGTCGGTTGGTACGTCGGGATCCTGCCGATGGAGATCCAACTCGACAGCGCCCGCACCTTCGGCGAGGCGCTCGAGGCCGCGGCGGCGGCGGGCTCGGCGAACAAGGGCCTCGCACGCATGCCTTACTCCAAGATCGCCCAGATTCTCGAGTCGACGGAGATCCCCCGATTCGTCGTCTCGTACATCGACTTGAGGTTTCTTCCGGACGCTGCCCAGTGGCAGGCTCGTAAGGGTCGCGCCTTGCGGAGCAACTGCCACGCCGACGACGAGGTCTACTTCTGGGTCAACCGGACGCTCGAAGGACTGAACATCTCGGCGCGGTTCCCCAGCTCGGATGTTGCGTCCACCAACGTTCATCGCTTCATCACCGAGTTCGTGGCGGTATTGACTGCGGTGATCGATTCCGACGCCGGGACCGATACGGTGCTCACGTCGGTCTCGCAGTCGGTGACCGTCGCCGCGGAGTGA
- a CDS encoding condensation domain-containing protein: MIITAMGSWNPAPGRLLEWHPTPAAQARAATAPVDATPPSFLQEDHLKAAWAARQRNDVHTAYTGVATEIDGDVDTAAMSRALATYVLRHEGLRCWFEVESTGVVRHLAEPEVAEFEVLDAGESTDDDEFQRYVRQRFGAEATADVWPGFVLGVVSRPGSFTLYYGADHAFTDGGSQALVISELADLYALEIGDPAPKPADAGSHLAYAAEERARASTYGPDSPEISAWRDIFTRHDGLMPRFPLDLGLAPGERAPVRIVERHLLDAGATAAFDAACKAAGARMSSGIFAAVAITDFELAGTAEYFGITVLSTRHHGDYGQSQGWFVNFAPVAFEVAGNGKFSDVAPLAHSGFEQAKQIAEAPVHAVLGALAADGTLGSELAVSPNMLSYIDFRWFPGVGRDADTRAKHFTGEGSTSNASMWINRDEEHLYLVAQTPDTDTAAASVQRYHSHLANVLETIAREGDYTLSLDHLVQEPAGAGHLDH; the protein is encoded by the coding sequence ATGATCATCACCGCCATGGGCAGCTGGAATCCTGCACCGGGCCGTCTGCTCGAGTGGCATCCGACACCGGCTGCCCAGGCGAGAGCCGCAACGGCACCGGTCGATGCGACTCCGCCCTCGTTCCTTCAGGAAGACCATCTGAAGGCCGCATGGGCAGCGCGGCAGCGCAATGATGTTCATACCGCGTACACCGGGGTGGCCACCGAGATCGACGGCGACGTGGACACCGCTGCGATGAGCAGAGCCCTTGCGACCTACGTTCTGCGGCACGAGGGCCTTCGCTGCTGGTTCGAGGTGGAGAGCACCGGTGTCGTACGCCACCTCGCGGAACCCGAGGTCGCCGAATTCGAGGTCCTGGACGCCGGCGAGTCGACGGACGACGATGAGTTCCAACGCTATGTGCGGCAGCGCTTCGGGGCCGAGGCAACCGCAGATGTCTGGCCCGGATTCGTGCTCGGCGTCGTGTCGAGGCCGGGGAGCTTCACGTTGTACTACGGCGCGGATCACGCCTTCACCGATGGCGGTTCGCAGGCGTTGGTCATCAGCGAACTCGCCGATCTGTACGCGCTCGAGATCGGCGACCCGGCACCGAAGCCGGCAGACGCAGGCAGCCACCTCGCCTACGCCGCAGAGGAGCGAGCGCGAGCCTCGACATACGGGCCCGACTCCCCCGAAATCTCCGCCTGGCGAGACATTTTCACCCGGCACGACGGCTTGATGCCACGATTCCCACTCGATCTGGGACTCGCGCCAGGGGAACGAGCCCCGGTCCGTATCGTCGAACGCCATCTGTTGGACGCAGGCGCGACGGCGGCGTTCGACGCCGCATGCAAGGCCGCTGGGGCCCGGATGAGCAGCGGCATATTCGCCGCCGTTGCGATCACCGATTTCGAGCTGGCAGGCACTGCAGAGTATTTCGGGATCACCGTGCTGAGCACCCGCCACCACGGCGACTACGGACAGTCTCAGGGTTGGTTCGTCAATTTCGCGCCGGTCGCGTTCGAGGTGGCGGGCAACGGAAAATTCTCCGATGTCGCGCCACTGGCTCACTCGGGTTTCGAGCAGGCCAAGCAGATCGCGGAGGCACCCGTGCACGCCGTACTGGGTGCACTCGCTGCGGACGGGACCTTGGGCAGCGAGCTCGCGGTCAGCCCGAACATGCTCTCCTACATCGACTTTCGCTGGTTTCCTGGAGTCGGACGGGACGCGGACACGCGAGCGAAACATTTCACCGGAGAAGGCTCGACATCGAACGCATCGATGTGGATCAACCGAGACGAAGAGCACCTGTACCTGGTAGCGCAGACCCCCGATACCGATACCGCTGCCGCATCGGTACAGCGTTATCACTCGCATTTGGCGAACGTGCTCGAAACCATTGCACGCGAGGGTGATTACACGCTCTCGCTCGACCACCTCGTCCAGGAGCCGGCCGGTGCAGGTCACCTCGATCACTGA
- a CDS encoding condensation domain-containing protein: MQVTSITEYAPRAGALVEFSAHVVGDPEPSSIPPSFNQRFHLGDLGEAERVWIAGAFDVPGSLDVDALGWAFGYLIDRHDTLRSSFVSTTTGIERMLYGPGAIEMEHTARSAFHSTPTLRDHLRTSLELHCDARRFPSYTCFGIDRPDTSTVLCAFDHVNVDAMSIAVVVDEIHALYDAYRRCPSNPKVDLSPVGGFVEYCRIEATEPLVNPADERMAAWSNFLLECGGTTPRFPFDLGVAEGETAVQATTVNTLLDASQTLDFEHLCARSGAGMFAGVVAAIAQAVACNGGPDQVPFLFPLHTRHRPQFSRALGWFTTNAPMTVPVRADLPDTIRAAHNAFRSALPLSTVPIPQVLANLGDAFTLTRQDVFMVSYIDYTKAEGHERFDESNAHHISNATVSDDAQFWISRTRSGLALRSRFPDTAVARAVMTAFVDELVTLMRASTANADIGALTT, from the coding sequence GTGCAGGTCACCTCGATCACTGAGTACGCCCCTCGGGCAGGTGCCCTGGTCGAATTCTCTGCACACGTCGTCGGCGATCCGGAGCCGTCGTCGATTCCGCCGTCGTTCAACCAGCGGTTTCACCTGGGCGACCTCGGCGAGGCCGAACGCGTGTGGATCGCCGGGGCGTTCGACGTGCCGGGCAGCCTCGATGTCGATGCACTCGGGTGGGCCTTCGGGTACCTGATCGACCGCCACGACACGCTGCGCAGCTCCTTCGTTTCCACGACAACCGGTATCGAACGGATGCTCTACGGTCCGGGTGCGATCGAGATGGAACACACCGCCCGATCTGCCTTCCACTCGACACCCACGCTCCGTGACCACCTCCGGACCTCACTCGAACTGCACTGCGATGCAAGGCGATTCCCGTCGTACACCTGTTTCGGAATCGATCGACCCGACACCTCCACGGTGTTGTGCGCATTCGACCACGTCAACGTGGACGCCATGTCGATAGCGGTCGTCGTCGACGAGATCCACGCCCTGTACGACGCCTACCGCCGCTGCCCCTCGAACCCGAAGGTCGATCTATCTCCCGTCGGTGGTTTCGTCGAGTACTGCCGCATCGAAGCCACCGAGCCACTCGTGAACCCCGCGGACGAACGCATGGCGGCGTGGTCGAACTTTCTCCTCGAGTGCGGCGGCACAACGCCGAGGTTCCCGTTCGATCTCGGAGTGGCAGAGGGTGAAACAGCCGTGCAGGCCACGACGGTGAACACGCTGCTCGACGCCTCGCAGACTCTCGACTTCGAGCACCTCTGCGCCCGATCCGGTGCCGGGATGTTCGCCGGAGTCGTCGCGGCGATCGCGCAGGCAGTTGCCTGCAACGGTGGGCCGGATCAGGTGCCCTTCCTGTTCCCCCTGCACACCCGACACCGTCCGCAGTTCTCACGTGCACTCGGGTGGTTCACCACCAACGCCCCGATGACCGTGCCCGTCCGAGCCGACCTACCCGACACGATCCGCGCCGCTCACAACGCGTTTCGCTCGGCTCTCCCGCTCAGCACCGTTCCGATCCCGCAGGTTCTGGCCAACCTCGGGGACGCATTCACGCTGACGCGACAGGACGTGTTCATGGTGTCGTACATCGACTACACCAAAGCCGAGGGACACGAACGGTTCGACGAGTCCAATGCACATCACATCAGCAACGCGACAGTGTCCGACGATGCCCAGTTCTGGATCTCCCGCACCCGATCGGGCCTGGCATTGCGATCGCGCTTCCCCGATACCGCGGTGGCGCGCGCGGTGATGACCGCGTTCGTCGACGAACTCGTCACTCTGATGCGTGCGTCCACGGCGAACGCAGACATCGGTGCGCTGACGACCTGA
- a CDS encoding sulfurtransferase translates to MPVPTDSNATYADYAHPDRLVSNEWLSAHLGTPGLRVVESDEDVLLYDVGHIPGAVKIDWHLDLNDPVTRDYIDGEQFAKLMSRKGISRDDTIVVYGDKSNWWAAYALWVFTLFGHQDVRLLDGGRDAWLSENRDTTLDVPEYPATDYPVIERNDAPIRAFASDVLGSLGTVPLIDVRSPAEYTGERTHMPDYPEEGALRGGHIPTAVSIPWAKAAAPDGRFRSRKELDEIYAGTSATDDVIAYCRIGERSSHTWFVLTHLLGYDSVRNYDGSWTEWGNAVRVPIAKGEEPGSAPATR, encoded by the coding sequence GTGCCTGTACCAACCGATTCCAACGCAACGTACGCCGACTATGCGCATCCGGATCGACTCGTATCGAACGAATGGCTCTCCGCTCATCTCGGTACCCCGGGCCTTCGAGTCGTCGAATCCGACGAGGACGTGTTGCTCTACGACGTCGGCCACATCCCCGGTGCGGTCAAGATCGACTGGCATCTGGACCTCAACGACCCGGTCACCCGCGACTACATCGATGGCGAGCAGTTCGCGAAACTGATGAGCCGCAAGGGCATTTCGCGAGACGACACCATCGTCGTCTACGGCGACAAGAGCAACTGGTGGGCTGCCTACGCGCTGTGGGTGTTCACGCTGTTCGGTCATCAGGACGTGCGTCTGCTCGACGGTGGGCGCGACGCCTGGCTGTCCGAAAACCGTGACACCACTCTGGACGTGCCCGAGTACCCGGCAACGGACTACCCCGTGATCGAACGCAACGACGCGCCCATTCGCGCGTTCGCGTCCGACGTGCTCGGCTCACTCGGTACCGTGCCGCTGATCGACGTGCGCTCCCCCGCCGAGTACACCGGAGAACGCACCCACATGCCCGATTACCCGGAAGAAGGTGCCTTGCGCGGCGGTCACATTCCCACCGCCGTCAGCATTCCCTGGGCCAAGGCGGCCGCACCGGATGGACGCTTCCGCTCCCGCAAGGAATTGGACGAGATCTACGCCGGTACCTCCGCAACCGACGACGTGATCGCGTACTGCCGCATCGGTGAGAGGTCGAGCCACACCTGGTTCGTTCTGACCCATCTGCTGGGTTACGACTCGGTCCGCAACTACGACGGCTCGTGGACCGAATGGGGCAACGCCGTTCGAGTTCCGATCGCCAAGGGCGAGGAGCCCGGATCGGCACCGGCCACTCGATGA
- a CDS encoding SufE family protein has translation MSALPESLAEIVEDFAAVEGQDKLQLLLEFSRELPPLPEHLAQDAMEPVPECQSPLFLSVDAGDPSRIRLYFSAPPEAPTTRGFASILAQGLDGLSAQQILDVPDDFYSALGLSDAVSPLRLRGMSAMLARIKRHLR, from the coding sequence ATGAGCGCGCTTCCGGAATCACTCGCCGAGATAGTCGAGGACTTCGCCGCAGTGGAGGGACAGGACAAACTACAGCTGCTGCTGGAGTTCAGTCGAGAACTTCCTCCCCTGCCGGAGCACCTGGCTCAGGACGCGATGGAGCCGGTGCCGGAGTGCCAGTCGCCGCTGTTCCTGTCGGTCGATGCCGGCGACCCGTCCCGGATTCGTCTGTACTTCAGCGCCCCGCCCGAAGCCCCGACCACCCGCGGCTTCGCCTCGATCCTCGCTCAGGGACTCGACGGTCTCAGCGCGCAGCAGATTCTCGATGTACCGGACGACTTCTACTCGGCTCTCGGCCTGAGTGACGCGGTCAGCCCGTTGCGCCTGCGCGGGATGTCGGCGATGTTGGCTCGAATCAAGCGGCACCTGCGCTGA